The following coding sequences are from one Ooceraea biroi isolate clonal line C1 chromosome 5, Obir_v5.4, whole genome shotgun sequence window:
- the LOC105284929 gene encoding uncharacterized protein LOC105284929, protein MECPEAVERGRNFRLLAEEELSTLLDFLTEYLPESLKFHQTVLTYMRDRVWEFHFYVANDWPEDAICLHFPGMTLSPHGLLYESVGVFCPKNRLELLRLLREEDILLDWSRPLYINFVHYNIAEELTRLYEGTGMIETVVGDVCACEDFEQDEESEEPNDESNPDVQVRPLKAEHAEGIHELYPANDMECHELFLRLIKTLPAAGVFEKGSLAAWMVQSYYGAMFSMQTKPEYRRKGYGTKLARYLTKRVAERGYYPFVVIRPENEASQSLYKKLGFRRLYQIVRMIFTPATWQESESDANVLRDNLENAVRQLTIEQRVITALREEETIRDPVGVAENEPIVNEPESEREGEEGVDEQLLEALSIETEDRIDAAYDYTDNVAAEDASEVDDSCGTDAAAADE, encoded by the exons ATGGAGTGCCCCGAAGCGGTAGAACGAGGTCGGAATTTTCGTCTACTCGCTGAAGAGGAACTGTCGACGCTCTTGGATTTTCTTACAGAATACTTGCCCGAATCGCTCAAG TTTCATCAGACTGTACTGACTTATATGCGGGACAGAGTCTGGGAGTTCCATTTTTATGTGGCTAACGACTGGCCCGAGGATGCAATTTGCTTACATTTCCCCGGGATGACGCTATCT CCGCACGGTTTGTTGTACGAGAGCGTCGGCGTCTTCTGCCCGAAGAATCGGCTGGAGCTGCTGCGGCTTCTCCGAGAGGAGGACATTCTGTTGGACTGGTCGAGGCCGTTGTACATTAATTTCGTCCACTACAATATCGCCGAGGAGCTGACGCGTCTCTACGAGGGCACCGGCATGATCGAGACGGTCGTGGGCGACGTGTGCGCGTGTGAAGACTTTGAGCAGGACGAGGAGAGCGAGGAACCGAACGACGAGTCGAATCCCGATGTCCAGGTGCGACCGCTCAAAGCCGAGCACGCCGAGGGAATTCACGAGCTGTATCCGGCGAATGACATGGAGTGCCACGAGCTCTTTCTTCGACTCATTAAGACTCTGCCTGCGGCCGGCGTGTTCGAGAAGGGCAGCCTGGCCGCGTGGATGGTCCAATCCTATTACGGGGCCATGTTCTCCATGCAGACCAAGCCGGAATATCGTAGGAAAGGTTACGGGACGAAGCTAGCAAG GTACCTGACAAAACGCGTAGCCGAGAGAGGCTATTACCCGTTTGTAGTAATACGTCCGGAGAACGAGGCCAGTCAAAGCCTGTACAAGAAGCTGGGCTTCAGACGGCTTTACCAAATCGTTCGGATGATTTTCACGCCCGCCACGTGGCAAGAAAGTGAGAGCGACGCGAACGTCCTCAGGGACAACCTGGAGAACGCCGTCAGGCAGCTCACCATTGAGCAGAGGGTAATAACGGCTCTACGCGAAGAGGAGACGATACGAGATCCTGTGGGAGTTGCGGAGAATGAGCCGATCGTCAACGAGCCCGAGAGCGAAAGGGAGGGTGAAGAGGGCGTTGACGAGCAACTCCTCGAGGCTCTCTCTATCGAGACTGAAGACAGAATAGACGCCGCGTACGACTACACGGACAACGTAGCAGCCGAAGACGCGTCGGAAGTCGATGACTCTTGCGGAACGGATGCTGCGGCTGCCGACGAATAG